Proteins from one Bacteroides mediterraneensis genomic window:
- a CDS encoding efflux RND transporter permease subunit, with protein MKGNIFIKRPVMALSISILILIVGFISLYTLPVEQYPDIAPPTVCVDATYTGADADAVMNSVIMPLEESINGVENMIYITSTATNAGTAEILVYFKQGTDPDMAAVNVQNRVSEAQGLLPAEVTAIGVSTMKRQNSYLQINGLTSPDKRYDESFLSNYLDINVIPQIKRIQGVGDVQLLGDTYSMRIWMKPDKMAQYGLVPADVTAALGEQNIEAPTGSLGENSDHVFQYTMKYKGRLKSVEEFENMVIRSQKDGSVLRVKDIADVELGRESYGFHGEADGVPGVMFMVYQVAGANATAVNQEISDLLDDISKDLPEGMKFLQMMSVNDFLFASIDNVVETLVIAILLVILVVYFFLHDLKSTLIPSISIVVSLIGTFAFLSVAGFSINILTLFALVLAIGTVVDDAIIVVEAVQAKFDVGYRSPYLATKDAMNDVTMAVVSCTFVFMAVFIPVTFMGGTSGVFYTQFGITMAVAVGISCLNALTLCPAMCAMMMKPSDGNKSPHSLNGRIRAAYNVSFNALMGKYKKGLMFFFRRRWIVWTSLGIAFILLVYLMSTTKTGLVPQEDQGTMMVNISTSPGNSLAETNKVMDKVEKILKATPEIENYSRTTGYGLISGQGTSYGTVIIRMLHWDKRKGKEHTVDAVMKRLNAQFSMIKEAQVFCFQPAMIPGYGTGNSIELYMEDKTGGDMRPFYESIQKFIVALNQRPEVAMAYSSYAMNFPQIAVDVDAAKCKRAGISPNDVLDVVGAYCGGTYVSNYNKFGKVYRVMIQASPDARLDQHALDNMFVRNGTEMAPVSQFVTLRSEQGAEVAKRFNLYNTINVNVNVAEGYSTGEVQKAIKEVAAQVLPSGYGYEYGGMAREEASSGGAQTVFVYTICVVLIFLILSCLYESFLVPLAVILSVPFGLMGSFLFARVAGLENNIYLQTGAIMLIGLLAKTAILITEYAIERRRKGMGIISSAYSAAQARFRPIIMTVLCMIFGMLPLMFSSGAGANGNSSLATGVVGGMLVGTLALLFVVPVFFVVFEYLQEKLRGPMQKKPDQQIVYEKEQTLIEKSAFNTEK; from the coding sequence ATGAAAGGAAATATATTTATCAAACGGCCGGTCATGGCCTTGTCTATATCCATTTTGATTTTGATTGTTGGATTTATCTCCCTCTATACCCTGCCGGTGGAACAGTATCCGGATATTGCCCCGCCTACAGTTTGTGTGGATGCTACTTATACGGGTGCCGATGCGGATGCCGTGATGAACAGTGTCATTATGCCGTTGGAAGAGAGTATCAATGGAGTGGAAAACATGATATACATCACTTCTACGGCCACCAATGCCGGTACAGCAGAAATATTGGTTTATTTCAAGCAGGGAACCGATCCGGATATGGCGGCAGTCAACGTACAGAATCGTGTGTCGGAAGCACAGGGCCTGTTGCCTGCAGAAGTAACAGCTATTGGGGTAAGTACCATGAAGCGGCAGAACAGTTATCTTCAGATTAATGGTTTGACCAGTCCGGATAAACGTTATGATGAGAGTTTTTTGTCGAATTATCTGGATATTAATGTAATACCACAAATTAAACGTATTCAGGGAGTTGGTGATGTACAGCTTTTGGGGGATACGTATAGCATGCGTATCTGGATGAAACCGGACAAGATGGCGCAATATGGTTTGGTGCCTGCCGATGTGACGGCTGCATTGGGAGAACAGAATATTGAAGCACCTACAGGGTCTTTGGGCGAAAATTCAGATCATGTATTCCAGTACACGATGAAGTATAAAGGGCGTCTCAAGAGTGTGGAGGAGTTTGAGAATATGGTGATACGTTCCCAAAAAGATGGTTCCGTACTCCGTGTGAAGGATATTGCTGATGTAGAGTTGGGGCGTGAATCCTATGGTTTTCATGGGGAAGCAGACGGAGTGCCGGGTGTGATGTTTATGGTTTATCAGGTGGCCGGAGCAAATGCGACAGCTGTGAACCAGGAGATATCCGATTTGCTGGATGATATCTCAAAAGATTTGCCTGAAGGAATGAAGTTTCTGCAAATGATGAGTGTGAATGATTTCTTATTTGCTTCTATCGACAATGTGGTCGAAACTTTGGTAATCGCTATTCTTCTGGTAATACTGGTGGTATATTTCTTTTTGCACGATCTCAAGAGTACTTTGATTCCTTCCATATCCATTGTGGTGTCGTTGATTGGTACGTTTGCCTTCCTTTCGGTGGCCGGATTCAGTATCAACATTCTGACCTTGTTTGCGCTGGTGCTGGCCATCGGTACCGTGGTGGATGATGCCATTATTGTGGTAGAGGCTGTGCAGGCCAAATTTGATGTGGGATATCGTTCGCCTTATCTGGCTACCAAGGATGCCATGAATGATGTGACGATGGCGGTTGTGTCGTGTACCTTTGTATTCATGGCCGTATTTATTCCTGTCACCTTTATGGGCGGTACGTCCGGTGTGTTCTATACGCAGTTTGGTATTACGATGGCAGTGGCTGTGGGCATTTCTTGTTTAAATGCGTTGACGCTTTGTCCGGCTATGTGTGCCATGATGATGAAACCGTCGGACGGAAACAAGAGTCCTCATAGTTTGAATGGCAGGATACGTGCTGCCTATAATGTCTCATTCAATGCTTTAATGGGGAAATATAAAAAAGGATTGATGTTTTTCTTCCGTCGTCGTTGGATAGTATGGACTTCATTAGGCATTGCTTTCATATTATTGGTGTATCTGATGTCCACCACGAAAACCGGACTAGTTCCTCAGGAAGATCAGGGAACTATGATGGTGAACATTAGTACTTCACCGGGTAATTCATTGGCGGAGACCAATAAAGTAATGGATAAGGTGGAAAAGATATTGAAGGCTACCCCAGAAATAGAAAACTATTCTCGTACTACCGGATATGGATTGATTTCCGGGCAAGGGACTTCATACGGTACGGTTATTATCCGTATGCTTCATTGGGATAAGCGAAAAGGGAAGGAACATACGGTAGATGCGGTGATGAAGCGTTTGAATGCCCAATTTAGCATGATTAAGGAAGCACAGGTATTCTGTTTCCAGCCTGCCATGATTCCGGGATATGGAACTGGAAACTCCATTGAACTTTATATGGAGGACAAAACAGGAGGCGACATGCGGCCGTTCTATGAGTCTATACAGAAATTCATAGTGGCTCTGAATCAACGCCCCGAAGTGGCCATGGCTTATAGTTCGTATGCCATGAATTTCCCTCAGATTGCAGTAGATGTAGATGCGGCCAAATGCAAGCGTGCCGGTATCAGTCCGAATGATGTGCTTGATGTGGTGGGCGCCTATTGTGGTGGGACGTATGTCTCTAATTATAATAAGTTTGGAAAGGTCTATCGTGTCATGATTCAGGCTTCGCCCGATGCCCGTTTGGATCAGCATGCGTTGGACAACATGTTTGTACGTAATGGTACGGAGATGGCGCCGGTCAGCCAGTTTGTGACGCTTCGTTCGGAACAAGGGGCGGAGGTAGCCAAGCGTTTCAATCTGTATAACACTATCAACGTCAATGTGAATGTGGCCGAGGGATATTCTACAGGTGAAGTTCAGAAAGCCATTAAAGAGGTTGCGGCTCAGGTGCTTCCTTCGGGTTATGGTTATGAATATGGAGGTATGGCTCGTGAGGAAGCGAGCAGCGGAGGAGCACAAACTGTTTTTGTATATACCATTTGTGTGGTATTGATATTCCTGATTCTGTCATGCCTTTACGAGAGTTTTCTGGTGCCGCTGGCTGTCATTCTTTCCGTACCTTTCGGCTTGATGGGAAGTTTTCTGTTTGCCCGTGTGGCAGGATTGGAAAACAACATCTATTTGCAGACGGGAGCCATTATGCTGATTGGTCTGCTGGCCAAGACGGCCATTCTGATTACAGAGTATGCCATTGAACGCCGGCGTAAAGGAATGGGCATCATTTCTTCTGCCTATTCGGCTGCCCAGGCTCGTTTCCGTCCCATCATCATGACGGTGTTGTGTATGATTTTCGGTATGCTTCCGCTGATGTTCTCATCCGGTGCCGGAGCCAATGGCAACAGTTCGCTGGCTACGGGTGTCGTAGGAGGTATGCTGGTGGGTACGCTGGCTTTGCTCTTCGTAGTGCCTGTATTCTTCGTGGTGTTTGAGTACTTGCAGGAGAAGCTGCGAGGTCCCATGCAGAAAAAGCCCGACCAACAGATTGTCTACGAGAAGGAACAGACCTTGATTGAAAAAAGTGCCTTTAATACAGAAAAGTAA
- a CDS encoding efflux transporter outer membrane subunit — protein MNTSKIIACSAMLLLSGCGIYTSYEPQTSVPEELYGEEVNVSDTVSIGNIHWKDFFSDPYLQALIEKGLAQNTDVQTASLRVEEAKASLLSAKLAFLPSFALSPQGGVNTVEGSKASHTYTLPVTASWELDIFGKLRNAKRQAKAAYLQSEDYKQAVYSSLIANIANTYYTLLMLDEQLEISRRTAETWKETVASTQALMDAGQADEAAVSQMRATYYEVENSVIDLEEQVNQVENSLSLLLAETPHRIARGKLSAQSFTKDLSVGIPLQLLSNRPDVRVAERDVEQAFYVTNQANAAFYPAVTLSGSAGWTNSVGGLITNPGKFVTSALASLTEPLFNRGTLIARRRIAKAQQEEALLAFRQKLLDAGTEVNDALVSYQTSKRKKDNYEQQITALEKAFTSTSLLMEHGNTTYLEVLTAHQTLLSAQLSQTANCFKEIQSLINLYQALGGGQHI, from the coding sequence ATGAATACGTCAAAAATAATTGCATGCAGCGCAATGCTTCTCTTGAGCGGTTGCGGAATCTATACTAGTTATGAGCCTCAGACTTCAGTCCCTGAGGAACTCTATGGGGAGGAAGTGAATGTTTCCGATACGGTAAGCATCGGAAATATTCATTGGAAGGATTTCTTCTCCGACCCTTATTTGCAAGCGTTGATTGAAAAAGGACTGGCGCAGAACACCGATGTGCAGACTGCCAGTCTGCGGGTAGAGGAGGCCAAGGCTTCTTTGTTGTCGGCCAAGCTGGCTTTTCTGCCATCGTTTGCCTTGTCTCCGCAAGGAGGGGTCAATACGGTGGAAGGCAGTAAGGCGTCGCATACCTATACACTGCCGGTGACTGCCAGTTGGGAGCTGGATATTTTCGGCAAGTTGAGGAACGCCAAGCGTCAGGCTAAAGCTGCTTATCTGCAAAGTGAAGATTATAAGCAGGCGGTATATTCCAGTCTGATAGCCAATATCGCCAATACGTATTACACCTTACTGATGCTGGATGAGCAGCTGGAGATTTCCCGGCGGACGGCTGAGACATGGAAGGAAACAGTGGCTTCCACACAGGCCTTGATGGATGCCGGACAGGCGGATGAGGCGGCTGTTTCGCAGATGCGGGCTACTTATTACGAGGTGGAGAATTCGGTAATTGACTTGGAAGAGCAGGTGAATCAGGTGGAAAACAGCCTTTCCTTGTTGCTGGCGGAAACTCCTCACCGGATAGCCCGGGGAAAACTTTCCGCACAAAGTTTCACGAAGGATTTGTCGGTAGGCATACCGCTTCAGCTTCTCTCGAACCGCCCGGATGTGCGTGTGGCGGAACGCGATGTGGAACAGGCGTTTTATGTGACCAACCAGGCCAATGCTGCCTTTTATCCGGCGGTTACGCTGAGTGGAAGTGCGGGTTGGACCAATTCCGTAGGGGGACTGATTACGAATCCCGGCAAGTTTGTAACCTCCGCTTTGGCTTCATTGACCGAACCTCTGTTCAACAGGGGGACGCTTATCGCCCGTCGGCGCATTGCCAAGGCACAGCAGGAGGAGGCACTTCTGGCTTTCAGACAGAAACTGCTGGATGCCGGAACGGAAGTGAACGATGCATTGGTGTCTTATCAGACCAGTAAGCGGAAAAAAGATAATTATGAGCAGCAGATAACCGCACTGGAAAAGGCTTTTACCAGCACTTCGCTCTTGATGGAGCATGGGAATACGACCTATCTGGAGGTGCTGACGGCTCATCAGACGTTACTCAGTGCACAGCTGTCGCAAACAGCCAACTGCTTCAAGGAGATACAGAGTCTCATCAACTTGTATCAGGCGCTGGGTGGCGGACAACATATTTAG
- a CDS encoding MFS transporter produces MKEMNRSREAVARFRLIRNCMFLSGLSVFAQLYLFQPMLSEMCRNFGVSPAESSLSVSASTAGMALGLIVMAFKADSVSRERLMGASLLLSSLLTIVSAFTDSYFLLLVLNLLKGMVLAGVSSVALAYLSEEVDKSMIGLAISLYLSGNTLGGMSGRVAATLVSGWGGWQSAVWLIGIVSLLLGGLFCWKIPAGKNFSAVSVSFREKLCQMRSLLTRSTFLSMYLIAALSMGIFVSIYNYLSFLLEAPPFSLPHHWVALIFTMYVAGIIGSVVAGGLSDKYSPEMLLQGTLGLMGVGMALLLWMQLWAIVLGLGLMTFAFFGTHTLASRIVSVHAGQMKSSATSIYWLFYYAGSSLVGSFSGIVLSHYGWGSFMEFLFVLLAVAWIVSLSVLWLFKGKKNVYVWIARK; encoded by the coding sequence ATGAAAGAAATGAATCGTTCACGTGAGGCGGTCGCACGGTTTCGCCTGATACGTAACTGTATGTTTTTGTCCGGATTGTCAGTTTTTGCCCAGCTGTATTTGTTTCAACCCATGCTTTCGGAAATGTGCCGGAATTTTGGTGTCAGTCCGGCGGAAAGCAGTCTGTCGGTGTCCGCCTCTACTGCCGGTATGGCGTTGGGGTTGATTGTCATGGCGTTTAAGGCTGATTCCGTTTCGCGCGAACGTCTGATGGGAGCTTCGTTGCTGCTTTCTTCCTTGTTGACCATCGTGTCTGCCTTTACTGACAGCTATTTCCTTCTGCTGGTCCTGAATCTGTTGAAGGGAATGGTATTGGCCGGGGTGTCGTCGGTGGCGTTGGCCTATCTTTCGGAAGAGGTGGACAAGAGCATGATTGGACTGGCCATCAGTCTCTACCTGAGCGGGAACACACTGGGCGGAATGTCGGGGCGAGTGGCTGCCACGTTGGTGTCTGGATGGGGCGGATGGCAGTCGGCCGTGTGGCTTATCGGCATTGTCAGCCTGCTGCTGGGCGGATTGTTCTGCTGGAAGATTCCTGCCGGGAAAAATTTCTCCGCAGTATCCGTTTCTTTCCGGGAAAAACTGTGTCAGATGCGTTCTCTTTTGACTCGGAGCACATTTCTTTCGATGTATCTCATCGCCGCTCTTTCGATGGGAATTTTTGTGAGTATCTACAATTATCTGTCTTTCTTGCTGGAGGCACCTCCTTTTTCATTGCCACATCACTGGGTGGCACTGATTTTCACCATGTATGTGGCAGGAATCATCGGTTCGGTCGTGGCCGGAGGTCTTTCGGACAAGTATAGTCCGGAGATGCTGTTGCAAGGTACGTTGGGACTGATGGGAGTCGGGATGGCCTTGTTGCTATGGATGCAGCTTTGGGCTATTGTGCTGGGACTGGGATTGATGACTTTTGCTTTTTTCGGAACCCATACGCTGGCCAGCCGGATTGTGTCGGTACATGCCGGGCAGATGAAAAGCAGTGCCACCAGCATTTACTGGTTATTCTATTATGCAGGCTCCAGTCTGGTAGGTTCTTTTTCCGGCATCGTGCTGTCTCACTATGGGTGGGGGTCTTTCATGGAATTCCTTTTTGTGCTTTTGGCCGTGGCTTGGATTGTTTCTCTGAGTGTCTTGTGGCTGTTTAAAGGAAAGAAAAATGTATATGTGTGGATTGCGAGGAAGTGA
- a CDS encoding carbohydrate-binding family 9-like protein: protein MKELHVPEITGQSRVTAQDIPALLDTHQVEFQPVSCVNWKDFPYCPEVSFRIAHTGDCILLNYRVKEESVRATAAEDNGRVWEDSCCEFFCQLPEDQEENVYYNFECNCGGTLLIGGGRPGDRPHAPQDILQQVDRWSSLGKVPFEERMGECSWQLALCIPKEAFFRHQLKGFKGLTAYANFYKCGDLQHTPHFLSWNPIDLPKPCFHCPEFFGKIIFE, encoded by the coding sequence ATGAAAGAATTACATGTTCCCGAAATTACCGGACAGTCCCGCGTGACCGCCCAAGACATCCCGGCACTGCTCGATACGCATCAGGTAGAATTCCAACCGGTTTCCTGCGTGAACTGGAAAGATTTTCCTTACTGCCCGGAAGTCTCCTTCCGGATAGCCCACACTGGCGATTGCATCCTGCTGAACTATCGCGTAAAAGAAGAAAGTGTGCGGGCCACAGCCGCCGAAGATAACGGTAGAGTTTGGGAAGACTCCTGTTGCGAATTCTTCTGCCAGCTTCCGGAAGACCAGGAAGAAAACGTATATTATAACTTTGAATGCAACTGCGGAGGAACCCTCCTTATCGGTGGCGGACGACCGGGCGACAGGCCTCATGCCCCTCAAGACATTCTCCAGCAGGTAGACCGCTGGAGCTCACTCGGAAAAGTTCCGTTTGAAGAGCGTATGGGAGAATGTAGCTGGCAACTGGCTCTCTGCATCCCCAAGGAAGCGTTCTTCCGTCATCAGCTGAAAGGCTTCAAAGGACTGACTGCTTATGCCAACTTCTACAAATGCGGGGACTTGCAGCACACGCCTCACTTCCTGTCATGGAATCCCATTGACTTGCCGAAGCCTTGCTTCCACTGTCCGGAGTTCTTCGGCAAGATTATATTCGAATAA
- a CDS encoding YqaE/Pmp3 family membrane protein yields the protein MSFIRVILSIIFPPLAVIDKGCGSVLIVFILTLCGWIPGVIGALIILNKQN from the coding sequence ATGTCATTCATCAGAGTCATTCTCTCCATCATTTTTCCACCCCTTGCCGTCATCGACAAAGGCTGCGGATCGGTACTGATTGTCTTTATCCTCACATTGTGCGGATGGATTCCAGGAGTCATCGGTGCCCTTATTATACTGAACAAACAAAATTAA
- a CDS encoding Fur family transcriptional regulator — translation MKTEDYATILETAGIRPTSTRLLIYEAIASQTDTFSLGTLEKQLDSIDKSVIFRTLVLFHEHHLIHSVDDGSGSHKYCICHNHGQCNEEEEHCHFYCEVCHNTYCLNQDLIPHINLPEGFVARKVNYIVKGVCARCAAKHRN, via the coding sequence ATGAAAACAGAAGACTATGCCACAATCCTGGAGACAGCCGGCATCCGCCCTACCTCCACCCGACTGCTCATCTATGAGGCCATTGCCTCCCAAACCGACACATTCAGCCTGGGCACGCTGGAAAAACAGCTCGACAGCATCGACAAATCGGTCATCTTCCGCACCCTCGTCCTTTTCCACGAGCATCATCTCATCCACAGCGTGGACGACGGAAGCGGTTCGCACAAATACTGCATCTGCCACAACCACGGCCAGTGCAACGAAGAAGAAGAGCACTGCCACTTCTACTGTGAGGTATGCCACAATACCTATTGCCTGAACCAGGACCTCATTCCGCACATCAATCTTCCCGAAGGATTCGTTGCCCGAAAAGTCAACTACATCGTGAAAGGAGTATGTGCCCGGTGTGCTGCCAAACATCGGAACTGA
- a CDS encoding aminopeptidase C gives MKTITFISALLLASATLQAQPKAEGYQFTTVVNQKVTPVKNQAATGTCWCFATTSFIEAELLRQGKGEFDLSEMYIVRQKYMNQLKDNYLRHGKGNIGQGSISPSWFTAFTQVGIVPEEVYSGINYHSPTHNHKELASYMEVIADKAVQLRQRSPEYEKLIQSLFDIYMGELPEKFTYKGKEYTPQSFAQSLGIHPEDYVMLTSFTHQPYYQAFELEIPDNWEHAKMYNLPLDEMMQAADHALENGYTVCWDGDVSEKGFSFKHGVAINPETRKTEDLKDTDFARWQSMDAKQRLDEAFKFEYPCPEVKVTPAIRQKGYETFVTTDDHLIHLTGIAKDQNGTKYYITKNSWGTDRNDFGGYLNMSESYVRAKTIYILLHKDALTKELKKKLRLNE, from the coding sequence ATGAAAACAATTACATTTATCTCTGCCCTATTGCTCGCCTCGGCCACTCTTCAGGCACAGCCTAAAGCCGAAGGCTACCAATTTACTACCGTCGTCAACCAGAAAGTGACTCCGGTCAAGAACCAGGCAGCCACAGGCACCTGCTGGTGCTTTGCCACCACTTCGTTCATTGAAGCCGAACTCCTCCGCCAAGGAAAAGGCGAATTCGACCTCTCGGAAATGTACATCGTCCGTCAGAAGTACATGAACCAGCTGAAAGACAATTACCTGCGTCATGGAAAAGGCAATATCGGTCAGGGGAGCATCTCACCCAGCTGGTTTACAGCTTTCACTCAAGTAGGTATCGTGCCGGAAGAAGTGTACAGCGGCATCAACTATCACTCTCCGACCCACAACCACAAGGAACTGGCCTCTTATATGGAAGTCATTGCCGACAAGGCTGTCCAGCTTCGCCAGCGCAGCCCTGAATACGAAAAACTGATTCAGAGCCTGTTCGACATCTACATGGGCGAACTGCCTGAGAAGTTCACCTACAAAGGCAAGGAATATACTCCGCAATCCTTTGCGCAGAGCCTGGGCATCCATCCGGAAGACTATGTCATGCTGACCAGCTTCACTCACCAGCCCTACTATCAGGCGTTTGAACTGGAGATTCCGGACAACTGGGAGCATGCCAAGATGTACAACCTGCCGCTCGACGAGATGATGCAGGCCGCCGACCATGCCCTGGAAAACGGATATACCGTCTGCTGGGACGGCGATGTCAGCGAAAAAGGATTCTCCTTCAAGCACGGAGTGGCCATCAATCCGGAGACAAGAAAGACCGAAGACCTGAAAGATACCGACTTTGCCCGCTGGCAAAGCATGGATGCAAAACAGAGACTCGATGAGGCCTTCAAGTTTGAATATCCGTGTCCGGAAGTGAAAGTGACACCCGCAATCCGTCAGAAAGGATACGAGACCTTTGTCACTACCGACGACCACCTGATACACCTCACCGGCATTGCCAAAGACCAGAACGGCACAAAATACTATATTACCAAGAATTCCTGGGGCACCGACCGGAACGATTTCGGAGGCTACCTGAACATGTCGGAAAGCTATGTGCGTGCCAAAACCATCTATATTCTTCTGCACAAGGACGCCTTGACCAAGGAACTGAAGAAAAAACTGCGACTGAATGAATAA
- a CDS encoding dipeptidase, translating into MKISNILFFIGVTFSQLAFAQQTLPRDPDCCTSIMVGKLASTDGSVMTSHTCDSWYRTWVNIVPAADFANDTVMNIYDGRMHTESINDQTNLTVKGQIPQAKHTYAFLDTAYPCLNEKQLAMGETTISGRDTLRNPKGMFMIEELARVALQRCTTAREAIQLMGKLVKEYGYGDSGECLTIADPKEVWHFEIFGEGPDQVGGVWAAVRIPDDEVGVSANISRISTLNLKDTDNYMASENVFSVAKKLKLWDGKEPFKFWKAYGGPNYFGKMQAFSIREFFILSTLAPSLKLSMDDEELPLSVKPEKKISNADVMAYLRQTYEGTEWSMTKNLKVAVKDRKTGKTDTITSPRANPWMRADEVQLYNALQKGSVTANRNVAVPQCAYSTVIQLRSWLPDAVGGVCWFAMDNPGQSPRVPIFCGTTDLPAMFKICGNHRYRLDAALWHYRQANKLATVRWGNARKIMEKNQMHFERKGLEELPMVEQRYAELVKNQGEDAAKAYLTDYTKDFIGATLLRWDEMTAKYWNDYRFGF; encoded by the coding sequence ATGAAAATAAGTAACATTTTATTCTTTATTGGGGTTACCTTTTCCCAGCTTGCTTTCGCACAGCAAACCTTACCGCGCGATCCGGATTGCTGCACGAGTATCATGGTGGGAAAACTGGCCTCAACCGACGGTTCGGTCATGACGAGCCACACTTGCGACAGCTGGTACCGTACGTGGGTGAACATTGTACCAGCGGCAGATTTTGCCAACGACACGGTAATGAACATTTACGACGGACGCATGCACACGGAATCGATCAACGACCAGACCAACCTGACCGTAAAAGGCCAGATTCCGCAGGCCAAACATACCTACGCATTTCTGGATACGGCCTATCCGTGTCTGAACGAGAAACAGCTGGCCATGGGGGAAACCACCATCAGCGGACGGGATACCCTGAGAAACCCTAAAGGGATGTTCATGATTGAAGAGCTGGCCCGCGTGGCATTGCAACGCTGCACCACGGCCCGCGAGGCCATTCAGCTCATGGGCAAGCTGGTAAAGGAATACGGCTATGGTGATTCGGGAGAATGTCTGACCATTGCCGACCCGAAGGAAGTGTGGCACTTTGAAATCTTCGGCGAAGGTCCCGACCAGGTTGGCGGTGTATGGGCTGCCGTCCGTATTCCTGACGACGAGGTCGGAGTTTCGGCCAACATTTCCCGCATCAGTACACTTAACCTGAAAGATACAGACAATTACATGGCCTCGGAAAACGTGTTCAGTGTGGCCAAGAAACTCAAACTGTGGGACGGAAAGGAACCGTTCAAGTTCTGGAAAGCTTACGGAGGCCCGAACTACTTCGGCAAGATGCAGGCATTCAGCATCCGGGAATTCTTTATCCTAAGCACACTGGCCCCATCGCTCAAGCTCAGCATGGACGATGAAGAACTGCCCCTGAGCGTGAAGCCGGAAAAGAAAATCAGCAATGCCGACGTAATGGCCTACCTGCGACAGACGTATGAAGGCACAGAATGGAGCATGACTAAAAACCTGAAAGTGGCTGTCAAGGACCGGAAGACCGGAAAGACTGACACCATCACCAGCCCGCGTGCCAACCCGTGGATGCGTGCCGATGAGGTCCAGCTGTACAATGCCCTCCAGAAGGGAAGTGTCACAGCCAACCGGAACGTGGCTGTTCCGCAATGTGCCTATTCCACCGTCATACAGTTGCGCAGCTGGCTTCCGGATGCCGTGGGAGGTGTCTGCTGGTTTGCCATGGACAACCCCGGACAGAGTCCGCGCGTGCCCATCTTCTGCGGCACGACCGACCTGCCCGCCATGTTCAAAATTTGCGGCAACCACCGCTACCGTCTGGATGCGGCCCTGTGGCACTACCGTCAGGCCAACAAGCTGGCTACCGTGAGATGGGGAAACGCCCGGAAAATCATGGAAAAGAACCAGATGCACTTTGAACGGAAAGGACTGGAAGAACTGCCGATGGTGGAACAGCGTTATGCGGAACTGGTCAAGAACCAGGGAGAAGACGCCGCCAAGGCCTATCTGACTGATTACACAAAGGATTTCATCGGAGCCACCCTGCTCCGATGGGACGAAATGACTGCCAAATACTGGAACGATTACCGTTTCGGATTCTAA